A part of Paenibacillus sp. IHBB 10380 genomic DNA contains:
- a CDS encoding Rrf2 family transcriptional regulator, with protein MQYSVMVEYALHSLVYLIDVPEEESIGIKDLSEFQGLSETYLSKVFGKLSKSGIVSSTPGVKGGYKLAKSPEEISFWDVIEAVEGVKPIFQCKNVLKNNLMYLDKECSSCTSANSSCMINLTMLEAEEYMREFLRNRTLAWLNDELNHVLPEKLRTDSREYFIRKNSN; from the coding sequence ATGCAGTATAGTGTTATGGTTGAATATGCGTTGCATAGCCTTGTTTATTTAATAGACGTACCCGAAGAGGAAAGTATTGGAATAAAAGACCTTTCAGAATTTCAAGGGCTTTCAGAAACATATCTCTCAAAAGTTTTTGGTAAATTATCAAAGTCTGGTATCGTGAGTTCTACACCTGGTGTAAAGGGTGGTTATAAATTAGCTAAGTCCCCCGAAGAAATTTCTTTTTGGGATGTAATAGAAGCAGTTGAAGGAGTAAAACCTATTTTCCAATGTAAAAATGTTTTGAAAAATAATCTTATGTATTTAGATAAAGAATGCTCTTCCTGTACTTCCGCCAATTCTTCTTGTATGATTAACTTAACTATGCTTGAGGCAGAAGAATATATGCGTGAGTTTCTTCGTAATAGGACCCTTGCATGGTTAAATGATGAACTTAATCACGTTTTACCTGAAAAATTGCGGACAGATAGCCGAGAATACTTTATAAGAAAAAACTCAAACTAA
- the cydD gene encoding thiol reductant ABC exporter subunit CydD, which produces MKRKSSLISQQMSLQRKNMILLAILSLALGVAIISQAALLAEAVQRIFVERASFSSVVILLGILLAVMAVRTLLSYGNGKVGLHMAARAKTNMRAAVLQNLTHASMPSTLRGQTGGKVSVALDAVDEADSYFSQYMPRMMEAAMIPLLILVVTFIQHVNTGFIMLFTAPFIPLFMILVGLKTKNKSEEKYAQLAEFSGTFLDSLQGLVTLKIFGRAHRQQQKIERSSLSYRDATMGILKIAFTNTFMLESIVMLSIGIVALELAIQLLVFKSMTFHTAFLVLLLVPEFYSLLKNTGTAFHSGRTSMGAVRKVEQMLVETSNRSTPTEGEEGMYTSDRNDVVAQTDGFRTAPAEMIPMPPSIELDHLRFRYAPDSFELEAGRISLGPGEHIAIVGKSGSGKTTLLHLIAGLLKPASGTILVNGSPLSQYVEAAWFERVSYITQHPYIFAGTFAENIAIGAGRNVSMAEIEQAVEEAGLAAVAAQLEQGLNTFVGEGGRGLSGGEKQRLALARAFLKRPAIILFDEPTVGLDLHTERVLQRSIASLAKTATMITVAHRLYTIQQADKILFMDTGVLVDSGRHDELMERLPQYAEMVDVERKGGYHHE; this is translated from the coding sequence GTGAAGAGGAAATCCAGTCTGATCTCTCAGCAAATGTCTTTACAAAGGAAAAATATGATTCTTCTTGCTATCCTTTCGCTGGCGCTTGGTGTAGCTATTATAAGCCAGGCCGCATTGCTTGCTGAAGCAGTCCAGCGGATTTTTGTGGAGAGAGCTTCCTTTTCATCGGTTGTCATATTGCTCGGCATACTGCTGGCTGTTATGGCTGTACGCACACTGTTGTCGTATGGGAACGGGAAAGTTGGCTTGCATATGGCTGCCCGTGCCAAGACGAATATGCGAGCAGCCGTGCTGCAAAACCTGACCCATGCTTCCATGCCTTCAACCCTTCGTGGACAGACGGGAGGAAAGGTCAGTGTTGCTCTGGATGCTGTGGATGAGGCTGACAGCTATTTCAGTCAGTACATGCCTCGTATGATGGAAGCTGCTATGATCCCGCTTCTGATTTTGGTCGTTACGTTTATCCAACATGTCAACACAGGCTTCATTATGCTGTTTACGGCTCCGTTTATCCCCCTGTTCATGATTTTGGTTGGGCTGAAAACGAAGAACAAATCAGAAGAAAAATATGCGCAACTGGCCGAGTTTTCCGGTACGTTTCTGGATTCTCTTCAAGGGCTAGTTACGTTGAAAATATTCGGACGGGCTCACCGTCAGCAACAGAAGATTGAACGCAGTAGCCTGAGTTACCGTGATGCCACGATGGGCATTTTGAAGATTGCGTTTACGAATACCTTCATGCTGGAATCGATCGTGATGTTAAGCATCGGCATTGTCGCTCTCGAACTGGCCATTCAGTTGCTCGTTTTCAAATCGATGACGTTCCACACCGCCTTTCTCGTTTTGTTGCTCGTTCCCGAGTTTTACAGCCTATTAAAGAATACGGGAACGGCTTTTCACAGCGGTCGAACAAGTATGGGAGCAGTTCGTAAAGTGGAACAGATGCTTGTAGAAACGAGCAACAGAAGCACCCCAACCGAGGGTGAAGAGGGAATGTACACAAGCGATAGGAACGATGTGGTGGCACAGACGGACGGGTTCCGGACAGCCCCTGCAGAGATGATTCCAATGCCACCATCCATTGAACTGGACCATCTCCGGTTCCGGTATGCACCTGATTCATTTGAACTTGAGGCAGGCCGGATTTCGCTTGGACCGGGAGAACATATTGCCATTGTTGGAAAAAGTGGCTCAGGGAAAACAACTTTACTCCATCTCATTGCGGGTTTGCTGAAACCAGCATCAGGAACGATTCTGGTGAATGGAAGCCCACTCTCGCAATACGTTGAGGCCGCATGGTTCGAACGTGTTAGCTACATTACACAGCATCCGTATATTTTTGCAGGCACTTTTGCTGAAAATATTGCGATTGGTGCGGGGCGGAACGTCTCCATGGCTGAAATTGAACAGGCTGTGGAGGAAGCTGGACTAGCTGCGGTTGCCGCTCAATTGGAGCAAGGATTGAATACCTTTGTTGGTGAAGGAGGCAGGGGACTGTCTGGTGGGGAAAAGCAACGCCTTGCCTTGGCACGCGCTTTTTTGAAGCGACCTGCCATCATTTTGTTTGATGAACCCACAGTGGGACTGGATTTGCACACCGAGCGGGTATTGCAACGCTCCATTGCGTCACTGGCCAAAACGGCGACGATGATTACGGTGGCTCACCGATTATATACGATTCAACAAGCCGACAAGATTTTGTTTATGGATACTGGAGTGTTGGTGGACTCAGGGCGGCATGACGAGCTTATGGAGCGCCTGCCTCAGTATGCCGAGATGGTAGATGTAGAGCGGAAAGGGGGGTATCATCATGAATGA
- a CDS encoding cytochrome d ubiquinol oxidase subunit II gives MMSYELIGISVLWLFLYGYLIIASIDFGAGFFAFYARLTKQDHLINRLISRYLSPVWEITNVFFIFFYIGIVGFFPDTAYYYGSALLVPGSIAVILLAIRGSFYAFENYGSKKNIVYLFLYGATGLLIPASLSVALTLSEGGFIVKQGETVSLDYWALFTNPLSWSIVGLAIVSVLFISGSFLTFYASRAEDHSALKLMRNYALFWSTPTIILALTAFIYLGQHNERHFQNMMDLWWLLALSVAFFMIAMWLLYNGRRYGLAFICIMLQFFCAFFAYGIGQYPYILDPYITIQSSATSPSMGFALVVVFIGGLCLLIPSLILVFRLFLFDADYVKGKK, from the coding sequence ATGATGAGTTACGAATTAATTGGCATCTCGGTGCTCTGGCTGTTCTTGTACGGCTATTTAATTATAGCTTCCATTGATTTCGGAGCGGGATTCTTCGCCTTTTATGCCCGTTTGACGAAGCAGGATCATCTCATTAATCGTCTGATTTCCCGTTATTTATCACCCGTTTGGGAGATCACAAATGTATTTTTTATCTTTTTCTACATTGGCATCGTCGGATTTTTTCCGGACACGGCCTATTATTATGGCTCCGCGCTGCTTGTTCCGGGAAGTATTGCAGTTATTCTTCTTGCGATTCGCGGTTCGTTCTATGCTTTTGAAAATTATGGTTCCAAGAAAAACATAGTATATCTTTTTTTGTACGGAGCTACAGGTTTGCTTATTCCGGCTTCGTTGTCAGTGGCACTTACTTTGTCTGAAGGCGGCTTTATCGTGAAGCAGGGTGAGACGGTTTCTCTTGATTACTGGGCGTTGTTTACCAATCCGTTATCGTGGAGCATCGTTGGACTGGCAATCGTGTCCGTTTTGTTCATTAGCGGCTCATTTCTGACATTTTACGCTTCTCGGGCAGAGGATCATTCGGCGTTGAAGCTGATGCGGAACTACGCTCTGTTTTGGAGCACACCAACGATAATTCTCGCACTGACAGCATTTATCTATTTGGGTCAACACAATGAGCGGCATTTTCAAAATATGATGGATTTATGGTGGTTGCTGGCACTTTCCGTTGCTTTCTTCATGATCGCGATGTGGCTGTTATATAACGGACGCCGTTACGGATTAGCTTTCATATGCATCATGCTGCAATTTTTCTGTGCCTTTTTCGCGTATGGGATTGGGCAATACCCTTATATTCTTGATCCGTATATCACGATTCAAAGCAGCGCCACTTCACCATCGATGGGCTTCGCGCTAGTGGTTGTGTTTATCGGTGGTCTGTGCTTGTTGATCCCTTCACTGATTCTAGTGTTCAGACTTTTCCTATTTGATGCGGATTATGTAAAAGGAAAGAAATAA
- a CDS encoding GNAT family N-acetyltransferase encodes MVDQHHQNKGIGRRAMLLALDEIRRTDGLEEIEICYNPNNPVARSFYSSFGFVEVGMDEDGDDMLAIIKI; translated from the coding sequence ATGGTGGATCAGCACCATCAAAACAAAGGTATTGGGCGTAGAGCAATGCTACTGGCCCTTGATGAAATTAGGCGGACAGATGGATTGGAAGAGATTGAAATTTGTTACAACCCGAATAATCCTGTAGCGAGAAGCTTTTACTCTAGCTTTGGTTTCGTTGAAGTTGGTATGGACGAAGACGGTGATGATATGTTAGCGATTATTAAAATTTAA
- a CDS encoding cytochrome ubiquinol oxidase subunit I, translating to MAIDTVLWSRLVTGLTLGFHVIFATIGVGIPLMIAIAEFIGIRKKDHHYTLMAKRWSRGFVISVAVGVVTGTAISLQLALVWPNFMKLAGNVIALPLFMEVFAFFFEAIFLGIYLYTWDRFKNPYIHWLLTIPIVAGAGMSAVFITTVNGFMNQPGGFVMEAGQFTAIDPVQAMLNTATFSKVFHVLSSAYLTGAALLAGIAAFAMLRKGVSAYHKKSLNLMMAVVLLFGLLNTLAGDVSAKFLAEHQPEKLAAAEWHFETGSGVDLVLMGWLNAEHEVLGALHLPKVLSFLAFGDFNAEVTGLEEFPKDEWPPLLVHYLFDLMAGIGFALLAISVLYFLLVFWKKRNALNKWMLGIIALIAPLAFLAVELGWFYAEVGRQPWIIRGYMRVEEAATSSPNVRIIFFALLLLYIVLGSMCVIVLRRLFNNNPAEVEMEKWMKEHPNQFTEKGGTE from the coding sequence ATGGCAATTGATACGGTGCTATGGAGCAGGCTGGTGACAGGCTTGACTCTCGGGTTCCACGTTATTTTTGCGACGATTGGCGTCGGTATACCGCTAATGATCGCTATTGCAGAGTTCATCGGGATCCGCAAGAAGGATCACCATTATACACTTATGGCGAAGAGGTGGTCTCGAGGATTTGTCATTTCTGTAGCGGTTGGTGTCGTGACCGGCACAGCGATTTCACTACAACTAGCCCTGGTGTGGCCGAATTTTATGAAACTGGCTGGGAATGTTATTGCACTTCCGTTATTCATGGAAGTGTTCGCGTTCTTTTTTGAGGCCATCTTCCTGGGCATTTATTTGTATACGTGGGATCGGTTCAAAAATCCGTATATCCATTGGCTGTTGACGATTCCGATTGTCGCCGGGGCAGGCATGTCTGCCGTTTTTATTACGACGGTGAACGGATTCATGAACCAGCCTGGAGGCTTTGTCATGGAAGCAGGTCAATTCACAGCGATTGACCCGGTGCAAGCGATGCTGAATACGGCAACGTTCTCCAAGGTATTCCATGTATTAAGCTCGGCCTATTTGACAGGAGCTGCCTTGTTAGCCGGGATTGCAGCCTTTGCGATGCTCAGAAAAGGGGTGTCCGCATACCACAAAAAATCCTTGAATCTCATGATGGCGGTTGTTTTGCTGTTCGGTTTGCTGAACACGTTAGCCGGAGATGTGTCCGCCAAGTTTTTGGCCGAGCATCAGCCAGAGAAGCTTGCAGCAGCAGAGTGGCATTTTGAGACAGGTAGCGGTGTGGATTTGGTTCTAATGGGATGGCTGAACGCAGAGCATGAAGTTCTAGGGGCTCTTCATCTGCCGAAAGTGCTCAGCTTTCTGGCCTTTGGAGACTTTAATGCAGAGGTAACGGGGCTGGAGGAATTCCCCAAGGATGAATGGCCACCGCTTCTCGTTCATTACCTGTTTGATTTAATGGCCGGAATCGGATTTGCTCTGCTCGCGATTTCGGTCCTGTATTTCCTGTTGGTGTTCTGGAAAAAACGCAATGCGCTTAACAAGTGGATGCTTGGCATCATCGCACTGATCGCACCGCTCGCTTTTCTAGCTGTAGAGCTAGGATGGTTTTATGCAGAAGTTGGGAGACAGCCGTGGATTATCCGTGGATATATGCGTGTTGAGGAGGCTGCCACGTCTTCACCGAATGTAAGAATTATATTTTTCGCCTTATTACTCTTGTACATCGTACTCGGCAGTATGTGTGTAATCGTGCTAAGACGCTTGTTCAACAATAATCCGGCAGAAGTTGAGATGGAGAAATGGATGAAGGAACATCCTAATCAATTTACGGAAAAGGGGGGCACTGAATGA
- a CDS encoding FMN-dependent NADH-azoreductase, translating to MSKLLVINAHPEVDSTSSVSLNVFNYFMKIYKEKHSNDEVIEQINLYKDVVPMIDQTVLSAWGKLKTGQELTSREQEVTERMNDVLKQFKSANKYVIVYPVHNFNVPSKLKDYMDNIMIARETFKYTETGSVGLLKDGRSMLVIQGSGAIYTNNDWYTEIEYSHKYLKSMFNFFGIEDYQILRAQGTDILDRDEVLQKAYKEAEEAASNLAVK from the coding sequence ATGAGCAAACTGCTTGTCATCAATGCACATCCAGAAGTCGATTCCACCTCTTCAGTTAGTCTAAATGTATTTAATTACTTTATGAAAATTTATAAGGAGAAGCATTCTAATGATGAAGTTATTGAACAAATTAACTTGTACAAGGACGTAGTACCAATGATAGATCAAACTGTTTTAAGTGCATGGGGAAAATTAAAAACAGGTCAAGAACTAACAAGTCGGGAACAAGAAGTAACAGAGCGTATGAATGATGTATTAAAACAATTTAAAAGTGCAAACAAGTATGTAATTGTTTATCCAGTGCATAACTTTAATGTGCCATCAAAGTTAAAGGATTATATGGATAATATTATGATTGCAAGGGAAACCTTTAAATATACAGAAACGGGATCAGTTGGTCTTCTTAAAGATGGAAGAAGTATGCTTGTGATACAAGGAAGTGGGGCAATCTATACCAATAATGACTGGTATACCGAAATTGAATATTCGCATAAATACTTGAAGTCGATGTTCAATTTTTTCGGTATTGAAGATTATCAAATTCTTCGAGCGCAAGGTACTGATATACTGGACAGAGATGAAGTATTACAAAAAGCATATAAAGAAGCTGAAGAAGCCGCTTCAAATTTAGCAGTGAAATAA
- a CDS encoding class I SAM-dependent methyltransferase, translating into MGNTDKFEMIANIYDTSERIQIAKVSSNAIREYLVDANSKNAIDFGCGTGLVGMNLLNDFNSMLFLDTSQNMINQIKQKNSDFNFQNVDTLCFDFEKEDLSDLHADYIFMAQVLLHINDVEFVLSRLFDVLNEGGHLLIVDFNKNEKVISDIVHNGFNQVKLTDIMTKIGYRNIQSKTFYNGNKIFMGHDASMFILDSQK; encoded by the coding sequence ATGGGAAATACGGATAAGTTTGAAATGATAGCTAATATATATGACACTTCTGAAAGAATTCAAATTGCAAAGGTATCTTCTAATGCCATTCGTGAATATTTAGTTGATGCTAATAGTAAGAATGCTATTGATTTTGGGTGTGGAACTGGTCTTGTCGGAATGAACTTGTTAAACGATTTTAATTCTATGCTATTTCTGGATACTTCACAAAACATGATTAATCAAATAAAGCAAAAAAATTCAGATTTTAATTTTCAGAATGTAGATACATTATGCTTTGATTTTGAAAAGGAAGATCTATCGGATTTACATGCTGACTATATTTTCATGGCTCAGGTTCTACTCCATATTAATGATGTTGAATTTGTTTTATCAAGATTATTTGATGTTCTAAATGAAGGAGGACATTTACTAATCGTAGATTTTAATAAAAATGAAAAAGTAATTTCAGATATAGTTCATAATGGATTTAATCAAGTAAAGCTAACTGACATTATGACTAAAATAGGGTATAGGAATATTCAATCCAAAACTTTTTATAATGGAAATAAAATATTCATGGGACATGATGCATCTATGTTTATTCTTGATTCTCAAAAATAA
- a CDS encoding TetR/AcrR family transcriptional regulator — protein MIANSVGIQKPSIYYYYSSKEELTDAVFTWILEGYSFEIYFHINEYTKGNFVEKIISDGLQLLIEESTDTQLLVVQVLNEFLLYGSRESSHNKEYKLKIKANFQSVR, from the coding sequence ATGATCGCTAATTCTGTAGGCATACAGAAGCCATCAATATATTATTATTACTCTTCGAAAGAAGAACTAACAGACGCTGTATTTACTTGGATTTTAGAGGGATATAGTTTTGAAATATACTTTCATATTAATGAGTATACGAAAGGGAATTTTGTAGAGAAGATTATTAGCGATGGATTGCAATTGTTGATTGAAGAATCTACAGATACACAACTGCTTGTTGTCCAGGTATTAAATGAGTTTCTTTTATATGGAAGCCGGGAATCTTCACATAATAAAGAGTATAAATTAAAAATTAAAGCTAATTTCCAGAGTGTCAGATAG
- the cydC gene encoding thiol reductant ABC exporter subunit CydC: MNELAVLSKAMFQERKDIILSILCGFIAGIAGVALFSASGYLISQTVFAPPLYTLIVLTSMVKLLGLLRAASRYGERLYSHRATFSMLSRLRTSFFAKLIPLTPGILNKNRSGDLLARIVGDVESLQNYFLRVAYPPIMVVMVFLATVLFTSTFSFWIAVLFVLGMLATAFVVPGIVLLGQRRIHGRVREQRAQLSTEVTEVLYGFRDLKVYGQLAQREEQLQNASAVLAAEQQRAAGHLLRGQSMHAFVTFLISWGVLALGAYLIMEGALAGVFLAMLVMASLTVFEEASAMATLPAYKEDSEHAAKRLTETIQTSDVQSAQPNGALSADQAVSMELSRVTFQYEGEWRPALRELSLHILPGSKTAIVGPSGSGKSTIIELLLKLRTPTAGDIRLNDVSVKKLDEASIWQTSNVVLQQSHFFRGTIRDNLLLNEEEHSDEQLSGVLAKVQLPNTSLTDMVYEKGENLSDGEKQRLALARAMLRKGRLWLLDEPTSSLDYVTEQRVMQHLFAQAAEDTLLLICHRLTGLEEMDRIVVLDQGRIVETGSYSALMKQKGYFYEMKKIERQMIGEAEM, translated from the coding sequence ATGAATGAGCTGGCTGTCCTGTCAAAGGCGATGTTTCAGGAGCGCAAGGATATCATTCTTTCCATTTTGTGTGGATTTATCGCCGGCATAGCCGGTGTGGCACTCTTTTCCGCGAGCGGGTATCTGATTTCGCAAACGGTGTTTGCGCCACCGCTTTATACTTTAATTGTACTCACCTCGATGGTCAAACTGCTTGGTTTGCTTCGGGCGGCAAGTCGTTATGGAGAACGCTTGTATTCTCACCGGGCGACGTTCTCCATGCTTAGCCGTTTGCGTACATCCTTTTTTGCCAAGCTTATTCCTTTAACGCCAGGTATATTGAACAAAAATCGAAGCGGGGATCTGCTTGCGCGGATCGTTGGGGATGTGGAAAGTTTGCAAAATTATTTTTTGCGAGTCGCTTATCCCCCGATTATGGTCGTCATGGTGTTTTTGGCTACGGTGTTGTTTACTTCTACCTTTTCGTTCTGGATTGCCGTTCTGTTTGTGCTAGGTATGTTGGCAACAGCATTCGTTGTACCTGGAATTGTGTTACTCGGGCAGCGGAGAATACATGGACGCGTTCGCGAGCAGAGGGCGCAGCTGTCCACGGAAGTCACCGAAGTGTTGTATGGTTTCCGTGATTTGAAAGTATACGGGCAATTGGCACAGCGGGAGGAGCAGCTTCAGAATGCTTCCGCTGTATTGGCAGCTGAGCAGCAACGAGCAGCAGGGCACTTGCTGCGCGGGCAATCAATGCATGCTTTTGTTACGTTTCTCATTTCCTGGGGAGTGCTGGCGCTTGGCGCCTATTTAATTATGGAAGGAGCGCTTGCAGGCGTATTTCTTGCCATGCTGGTCATGGCTTCGCTAACCGTATTTGAAGAAGCGTCGGCTATGGCCACATTACCCGCGTATAAAGAGGATAGCGAACACGCAGCCAAACGACTGACGGAAACGATACAGACCTCCGATGTGCAGTCTGCGCAGCCAAACGGTGCGTTGTCTGCCGATCAGGCCGTTTCGATGGAGCTATCCCGTGTTACCTTTCAATATGAAGGGGAGTGGAGACCGGCGCTCAGGGAGTTGTCCCTGCACATTTTACCTGGCTCCAAAACAGCGATTGTCGGGCCGAGTGGATCAGGAAAATCAACGATTATCGAATTGCTGCTCAAGCTGCGTACACCAACGGCTGGCGATATACGATTAAACGACGTTTCGGTGAAGAAACTGGATGAGGCGAGCATTTGGCAAACGTCGAATGTAGTCTTGCAGCAAAGTCACTTCTTTCGGGGAACGATCCGGGACAACCTGCTGTTAAATGAAGAAGAACATTCTGATGAACAATTGTCGGGCGTACTTGCCAAAGTGCAACTGCCGAATACATCGTTGACCGATATGGTGTATGAAAAAGGGGAGAACCTATCGGATGGCGAGAAGCAGCGCCTGGCTCTGGCGCGGGCCATGCTTCGTAAAGGACGGTTATGGCTTCTGGACGAACCAACATCCTCACTGGATTACGTGACAGAGCAACGAGTAATGCAGCATCTCTTTGCACAGGCGGCTGAAGATACGCTTCTCTTGATCTGTCATCGACTTACCGGATTGGAAGAGATGGATCGGATTGTAGTCTTGGACCAAGGCAGGATAGTAGAAACGGGTTCCTATTCAGCGTTGATGAAGCAAAAAGGTTATTTTTATGAGATGAAGAAAATCGAGCGGCAAATGATCGGAGAAGCTGAAATGTAA